In Cucurbita pepo subsp. pepo cultivar mu-cu-16 chromosome LG04, ASM280686v2, whole genome shotgun sequence, the following are encoded in one genomic region:
- the LOC111793042 gene encoding uncharacterized protein LOC111793042, with product MEDRQSLTLPLLSAAPPTSANQSPFLSNQAIALRLLLVAFVGITSLLANHEASKGFDVTILNNAKPSPAGQRFHLFYVSNDEATRLILNASSFIENLIYPSQAFPKKPVKSVHLTLSRTDLSSSFAVEKLHDGGDDFVLHLSPSIFNEKDANRAMSVAVFRGMSRVWLWDGEAHAPPALLAGMVEHIMAAAGFVGEKYSGAVVSTLTAAWDPTWWKDKDPTEIAMFLDHQEKEREGFIQRLNQGLKARWHDRTVEEAVGVPTQHPCGSVN from the coding sequence ATGGAAGACCGTCAATCCCTCACTCTCCCTCTCCTCTCCGCAGCCCCTCCAACTTCTGCCAACCAATCCCCCTTCCTCTCAAATCAGGCCATCGCCCTCCGCCTCCTTCTCGTCGCCTTCGTCGGAATCACTTCACTCTTGGCCAACCACGAGGCCTCTAAAGGCTTCGACGTCACCATTCTCAACAACGCCAAACCCTCCCCCGCCGGTCAGCGCTTCCATCTCTTCTACGTCTCGAATGACGAAGCCACGCGCCTCATCCTCAACGCCAGTTCCTTCATCGAGAATCTCATCTACCCTTCTCAAGCCTTCCCCAAGAAGCCAGTTAAGAGCGTGCATCTCACACTCTCCCGCACCGATCTCTCCTCTAGTTTCGCCGTCGAGAAGCTTCACGACGGCGGAGATGACTTTGTGCTTCATTTGAGCCCTTCCATTTTCAATGAGAAAGACGCGAATCGCGCCATGTCAGTGGCGGTTTTTAGAGGGATGTCGCGCGTGTGGCTGTGGGATGGAGAGGCCCATGCCCCGCCCGCTCTTCTCGCCGGAATGGTCGAGCACATAATGGCCGCCGCGGGGTTTGTGGGGGAGAAATATTCCGGTGCGGTGGTAAGTACGTTGACAGCAGCATGGGATCCCACGTGGTGGAAGGATAAGGATCCTACGGAGATCGCTATGTTTCTCGACCATCAGGAAAAAGAGAGGGAGGGGTTCATCCAACGGCTGAATCAAGGTTTGAAAGCCAGATGGCACGATCGGACGGTGGAGGAGGCGGTGGGGGTGCCAACTCAGCATCCATGTGGTTCAGTAAATTAA
- the LOC111793038 gene encoding pentatricopeptide repeat-containing protein At2g42920, chloroplastic produces the protein MLTTYCGLPSLSPISSSKLSLFDQPYLSMVDKNCTTMRDLQQIHAHLIKSGRAKDSFAASRVLAFCASPLGNMDYAYLVFKQMQNPNVFCWNTIIRGFSQSSNPQMALYLFIHMLVSSQIEPQRLTYPSVFKAYSQLGLAHDGAQLHGRVLKLGIQFDPFIRNTILYMYANCGFLDEARRIFNQQMEFDVVAWNSMIMGLAKCGEIGEARKVFDKMPVRNPVSWNSMIGGHVRNGMFKEALKLFVKMQEQRIRPSEYTMVSLLNASAQIGALKQGEWIHEYIKKNNVELNSIVVTAIIDMYSKCGSIGKALQVFEKIPNRALSSWNSMIFGLAVNGCENEAVMLFKMLESSSNLKPDSVSFMAVLTACNHGAMVDEGRGFFSLMTNTYRMEASIKHYNIMVDILGRAGFLEEAEQLIETMPVEADSIIWGCLLSACRTYGNTEMGKRAAEKVKELDPEESMGYVVMANIQASTNDFVGAMEERVSMRMKKVKKEAGCSVIEVDDEVHEFIAGGGRSNPKAREIYLVLDELGVILGDETNECGDLEFINALQIYSN, from the coding sequence ATGTTAACAACTTATTGTGGGCTTCCTTCACTTTCACCAATTTCATCATCAAAATTGAGCCTCTTCGACCAACCTTACCTTTCAATGGTTGATAAAAATTGCACCACCATGAGAGACCTGCAACAGATTCACGCCCACCTCATCAAATCCGGCAGGGCCAAAGACTCTTTTGCTGCCAGTCGTGTTTTGGCCTTCTGCGCCTCCCCGTTGGGCAATATGGACTACGCATATCTGGTTTTTAAGCAAATGCAAAACCCTAATGTTTTTTGTTGGAATACAATAATAAGAGGCTTCTCGCAAAGCTCGAACCCTCAAATGGCTCTTTATCTTTTCATCCACATGTTGGTTTCTTCGCAAATAGAACCGCAGAGATTGACTTACCCATCAGTCTTCAAAGCTTACTCTCAACTTGGACTTGCCCATGACGGAGCTCAGCTTCATGGGAGGGTATTAAAGCTAGGTATTCAGTTTGATCCGTTTATCAGAAACACAATCTTGTATATGTATGCTAATTGTGGGTTTCTGGATGAAGCTCGTCGAATATTTAACCAACAAATGGAATTCGATGTCGTTGCCTGGAATTCCATGATTATGGGTCTGGCTAAATGCGGTGAAATTGGAGAGGCGAGGAAGGTGTTCGATAAAATGCCTGTTAGAAATCCAGTCTCTTGGAATTCAATGATTGGTGGGCATGTGAGAAATGGGATGTTCAAAGAAGCCCTGAAGCTGTTTGTCAAAATGCAAGAACAGAGAATCCGGCCTAGTGAGTATACAATGGTGAGCTTGTTAAATGCGTCAGCCCAAATTGGAGCACTCAAGCAAGGGGAATGGATTCACGAATAcataaagaagaacaatgtAGAGTTGAATTCCATTGTCGTTACAGCGATCATAGACATGTACAGCAAATGTGGTAGCATAGGGAAGGCCCTCCAAGTGTTTGAGAAAATACCCAACAGAGCATTATCCAGTTGGAACTCCATGATCTTTGGGCTGGCAGTGAATGGGTGCGAAAACGAAGCGGTTATGTTGTTCAAAATGCTGGAATCTTCTTCTAATCTCAAACCAGATTCAGTTAGCTTTATGGCTGTATTAACAGCCTGCAATCACGGTGCAATGGTGGATGAAGGCAGGGGATTTTTCTCGCTGATGACAAACACATACAGAATGGAAGCATCAATAAAACACTACAATATAATGGTGGACATTCTCGGCCGAGCTGGGTTTCTGGAAGAAGCAGAGCAGCTGATAGAAACGATGCCGGTCGAGGCAGATTCAATCATATGGGGGTGTCTACTGTCAGCTTGTAGAACATATGGGAACACAGAAATGGGAAAGAGGGCAGCAGAGAAAGTGAAAGAATTGGACCCAGAAGAGAGCATGGGTTATGTTGTTATGGCGAATATTCAGGCGTCGACCAATGACTTCGTGGGAGCAATGGAGGAAAGGGTTTCAATGAGGATGAAGAAGGTGAAGAAAGAAGCAGGGTGCAGTGTGATTGAAGTGGATGATGAAGTTCATGAGTTCATAGCTGGTGGAGGGAGGTCAAATCCTAAAGCTCGAGAGATCTACCTTGTATTGGATGAATTGGGAGTAATTCTAGGAGATGAAACAAATGAATGTGGAGATTTAGAGTTCATCAATGCACTACAAATCTACTCCAATTGa